In one Sphingomonas sanguinis genomic region, the following are encoded:
- a CDS encoding sugar transferase, giving the protein MRLHKAEEQERVAALPGIHRRYGSRLVRMSVYLVQLLLDIISIPLALGGASLVGDLLDFKANRLYHDDVLLILATIPIFMIANFYVRVYTAPAMKSYHVGAIRSLHAWFITLAIAVTLIFFGKTGGIFSRGIFITTAILTTILLLVTRAVVVRIVRDKLEQRFDNNLLIEDDPPLPIEHLPSSFERISTRDTALKPDIHDPIGLSNFSWLVAGYDMVVVSCPAERRGDWALYLQSVGCMGHLLMPELQGIAAVRDHERTHLPTVPVSQGPLDLPDRILKRMLDLAITVPAIIALCPLLLVIAIAVKLDSPGPLLFRQQRMGRSNRLFNVYKFRSMRHESADGTGNRSASRDDSRITRVGRIIRATSVDELPQLFNVLEGDMSLVGPRPHALGSKAGPDLFWHVDQRYWLRHSIKPGITGLAQVRGYRGATDHRDDLTNRLLSDLEYVSDWSIFRDIFILFRTLTVVVHDKAY; this is encoded by the coding sequence ATGAGGCTGCACAAGGCCGAAGAACAGGAACGCGTGGCAGCCCTGCCGGGCATCCATCGGCGCTATGGTTCCAGGCTGGTCCGCATGTCGGTCTATCTGGTCCAACTGCTCCTCGACATCATTTCCATTCCGTTGGCGCTGGGCGGGGCCTCGCTGGTCGGGGATCTGCTCGATTTCAAGGCCAACCGCCTGTACCATGACGACGTCCTGCTGATCCTCGCCACGATCCCGATCTTCATGATCGCGAACTTCTATGTGCGGGTTTACACTGCACCGGCGATGAAGTCCTACCATGTCGGCGCGATCCGCTCGCTGCACGCCTGGTTCATCACGCTGGCGATCGCGGTGACGCTGATCTTCTTCGGCAAGACGGGCGGCATTTTCTCGCGCGGAATCTTCATCACCACGGCGATCCTGACCACGATCCTGCTGCTCGTCACGCGCGCGGTGGTCGTGCGGATCGTGCGCGACAAGCTGGAGCAGCGGTTCGACAACAATCTGCTGATCGAGGACGATCCGCCCTTGCCGATCGAGCATCTGCCCTCGTCCTTCGAGCGGATCAGCACGCGCGACACGGCGCTGAAGCCCGATATTCATGATCCCATCGGCCTCAGCAATTTCTCCTGGCTGGTCGCGGGCTATGACATGGTCGTGGTGTCCTGCCCGGCGGAGCGGCGCGGCGACTGGGCGCTGTATCTCCAGTCGGTCGGGTGCATGGGCCATCTGCTCATGCCCGAATTGCAGGGCATCGCCGCCGTGCGCGATCACGAGCGGACGCATCTGCCGACCGTGCCCGTCTCGCAGGGGCCGCTCGACCTGCCCGATCGTATCCTGAAGCGTATGCTGGACCTGGCGATCACCGTGCCCGCGATCATCGCGCTGTGTCCGCTGCTGCTGGTCATCGCGATCGCGGTGAAGCTGGACAGTCCCGGCCCGCTCCTGTTCCGCCAGCAGCGTATGGGCCGCTCCAACCGCCTGTTCAACGTCTACAAGTTCCGCAGCATGCGCCACGAGAGCGCGGACGGGACGGGCAACCGCTCGGCCTCGCGCGACGACTCGCGCATCACGCGGGTGGGCCGGATCATCCGCGCGACCAGCGTCGACGAGCTGCCGCAGCTGTTCAACGTGCTGGAAGGCGACATGTCGCTGGTCGGCCCGCGCCCGCACGCGCTGGGGTCCAAGGCGGGGCCCGACCTGTTCTGGCATGTCGACCAGCGTTACTGGCTGCGTCACTCGATCAAGCCCGGCATCACCGGCCTGGCGCAGGTGCGCGGCTATCGCGGCGCGACCGATCATCGCGACGACCTGACCAACCGGCTGCTCAGCGATCTGGAATATGTGTCGGACTGGTCGATCTTCCGCGACATCTTCATCCTGTTTCGGACGCTGACCGTCGTCGTGCATGACAAGGCGTATTGA
- a CDS encoding chemotaxis protein CheW, giving the protein MNGQTETVVFAIDGALFALPVTVVREILDRRPTFRVPSAPDWLVGLIDLRGQSVPVIDLRAFAATRMAAAGDDPRILIVETGQNGPCLGLLVDQVVDVACHAPADRQDVPAIVPQRGPWRLAGVLRRDEQFVGLLDMEAIAALADDARYACEAVAA; this is encoded by the coding sequence ATGAACGGGCAGACCGAAACGGTCGTCTTCGCGATCGACGGCGCGCTGTTCGCTTTGCCCGTGACCGTGGTGCGCGAGATACTGGATCGCCGTCCGACCTTTCGCGTGCCTTCCGCACCGGACTGGCTGGTGGGGCTGATCGACCTGCGGGGACAATCGGTGCCGGTGATCGACCTGCGTGCCTTTGCCGCCACCCGCATGGCGGCGGCCGGGGACGACCCGCGTATCCTGATCGTCGAGACCGGACAGAATGGTCCCTGTCTGGGTCTGCTGGTCGATCAGGTCGTCGACGTGGCGTGTCATGCCCCTGCGGACAGGCAGGACGTGCCCGCCATCGTGCCGCAGCGCGGACCCTGGCGTCTGGCGGGCGTGCTTCGTCGGGACGAGCAGTTTGTCGGGCTGCTCGACATGGAGGCGATCGCGGCGCTCGCCGACGATGCCCGCTACGCCTGTGAGGCGGTCGCCGCGTGA
- a CDS encoding methyl-accepting chemotaxis protein — translation MRATIKMKLVTTFAVVLVMLAIIVGFSVNRLSTLNTAQSNMVDDPVASLDRIQQFNDAMTSSIVAQKNLALSDNPDFMADQYAKLRKQRDRGDRLIGEALQTQDPADREMYAEAQRGWTEYKSIADKAVQLALANRNAEASVISLGVANKASVRIGDIVDKIVERQRTELQTADREGDELYAESRVMLLVVAAAAFLIAMAGALWISRIVSHGLGRVSTALGAVAMGDLDQKVEVSSNDEIRDLVDVVNHMTDNLRTTATLADHIAQGDLTVEHQPLSGKDKLGHALVAMVERLRIVVGEATEAASSVAAGSQQLSSSSEQVSQGATEQAAAAEEASSSMEQMAANIKQNADNATQTEKIARQSSLDAEQSGQAVQKAVVAMRTIAEKIGIVQEIARQTDLLALNAAVEAARAGEHGRGFAVVAAEVRKLAERSQTAAAEISGMSSDTVGAATQAGEMLTKLVPDIRRTAELVAEISAACREQDIGAVQINQAIQQLDQVTQQNASASEEMSTTSEQLAERAGQLQSSISYFRIEEAGRSQTARRPAARKASRPQASGSGSARPLPSSRGFALDLTPGGADEDDRAFGRAA, via the coding sequence ATGCGGGCCACGATCAAGATGAAGCTGGTAACGACATTTGCCGTCGTGTTAGTGATGCTGGCGATTATCGTGGGGTTCAGCGTCAATCGCCTTTCGACCCTCAACACCGCCCAAAGCAACATGGTGGATGATCCGGTTGCATCGCTAGACCGTATTCAGCAGTTCAACGATGCGATGACGTCCTCAATCGTGGCCCAGAAGAATCTGGCATTGAGCGACAATCCCGACTTCATGGCCGATCAATATGCGAAGCTCCGAAAGCAGCGTGATCGCGGGGATCGGTTGATCGGCGAGGCGCTGCAGACCCAGGACCCCGCCGATCGCGAGATGTATGCGGAGGCGCAACGGGGATGGACCGAATATAAGTCCATCGCGGACAAGGCGGTTCAGCTCGCTTTGGCCAATCGTAATGCGGAGGCATCGGTGATTTCGCTGGGCGTCGCCAACAAGGCGTCGGTGCGCATCGGCGATATCGTCGACAAGATCGTAGAGCGTCAGCGTACCGAATTGCAGACCGCCGACCGCGAAGGCGATGAGCTTTACGCCGAGTCGCGTGTGATGCTGCTGGTCGTGGCGGCGGCGGCCTTCCTGATCGCCATGGCGGGCGCCTTGTGGATCAGCCGGATCGTATCCCATGGTCTGGGCCGCGTTTCCACCGCCCTGGGCGCGGTGGCGATGGGCGACCTGGACCAGAAGGTCGAGGTGTCGAGCAACGATGAAATTCGCGATCTGGTCGATGTCGTCAATCACATGACCGACAATCTGCGGACGACGGCGACGCTGGCGGATCACATCGCGCAGGGCGACCTGACCGTCGAGCATCAGCCGCTGTCGGGCAAGGACAAGCTGGGCCATGCGCTGGTCGCGATGGTCGAGCGTCTGCGCATCGTTGTCGGCGAGGCGACCGAAGCGGCCTCCAGCGTCGCGGCGGGCAGCCAGCAGCTGTCGTCCTCCTCGGAGCAGGTGAGCCAGGGCGCGACCGAGCAGGCGGCTGCGGCGGAAGAGGCTTCGTCGTCGATGGAGCAGATGGCCGCCAACATCAAACAGAATGCCGACAACGCCACCCAGACCGAGAAGATCGCACGCCAGTCGTCGCTGGACGCGGAACAGAGCGGCCAGGCGGTGCAGAAGGCGGTCGTCGCCATGCGCACCATCGCGGAGAAGATCGGCATCGTGCAGGAGATCGCCCGCCAGACCGATCTGCTCGCCCTCAATGCTGCCGTCGAGGCGGCCCGTGCGGGCGAACATGGTCGCGGCTTCGCGGTCGTGGCGGCCGAAGTCCGCAAGCTCGCGGAACGCAGCCAGACGGCGGCGGCCGAAATCAGCGGCATGTCCTCCGACACCGTTGGCGCTGCCACCCAGGCGGGTGAGATGCTGACCAAGCTGGTCCCCGACATCCGCCGCACCGCCGAACTGGTCGCCGAGATCAGCGCCGCGTGCCGTGAACAGGATATCGGCGCGGTGCAGATCAATCAGGCGATCCAGCAGCTCGATCAGGTCACGCAGCAAAATGCCAGCGCGTCCGAAGAGATGTCGACAACCTCCGAGCAGCTGGCGGAAAGGGCTGGCCAGTTGCAGTCCAGCATCTCCTATTTCCGTATCGAAGAGGCGGGCCGGAGCCAGACCGCCCGTCGCCCGGCCGCCCGCAAGGCGTCCAGGCCCCAGGCTTCCGGCTCGGGTTCGGCCAGGCCATTGCCGTCGTCGCGCGGTTTCGCGCTCGACCTGACGCCGGGTGGTGCCGACGAGGATGACCGCGCCTTCGGACGCGCGGCATGA